Genomic segment of Thiomonas sp. FB-Cd:
GCCGCAGCTCCGCGATCCTGCCGATGAGATGGTGTTGGAAACCGCGCTCAATGGCCGGGCCGATGCGCTGGTCACACTCAATGGCCGCGATTTCGTGCCTGCCCATCGGTTTGGCCTTCCGGTCCTCACGCCCGGAGCCTTTTTGCAAACCCTTCAATCGGAGAGATTCTGATGGCCAACTATGCCTTGCGCGTGCCCGATTCGCTCATGGAGTATGCCAAGAAAGTGGCGCTCGATGAGCATGTCTCGATGAATCAGTTTTTTGTGACCGCCATTGCCGAAAAGGTGTCAGCGCTCAAGACGAGCGCTTATTTCGCGCAGCGGCGTAGCCGTGGTGATCTCACGGCGTTCGACGCCTGGCTGGAGGCTAGCCCGGATGCTGTGCCGGTCGCAGGCGATGAATTGTTGCTGCCGCCAGGCGCAGCGTGATCACGGCGCAGCACTTTGCAGCTTCACAGGGGTTGAAGTCAGCCCAGTGTCTTCGCCAATTTCTCTTCCTCGATGTGAGATGTGGCTCCGTTCGTCTGCGGCCGATGGACCTGGCTATACGTCAACGGCAGCTTCAAGGTGCGGCGGTCATTCGACCAATTATGTCGACCGGCAAGTGCTCGGCCGGAACGGACGGTCAGATTCCGCGGTTCACGGCCGCATCTGAATGTCCGCTTGGTCAATCACCAAACGGTGCTGCGGACCCACACCCGCCATTTGGTTTGGAGAAAAGCGCCTACATGACCGATTCGCGCTTTTCCCGGCAAGATGCAGTGACAGTGACTTGCCGCAGACACCCTTGCGAGGCAACATGGCCACGCCGCGAATGTCGGCATGGCCAGCACGGGCCTATTCCGTGTCTTTACGCAAGGAGCATCACATGCACATCGTTCTCACCCGTCATGGCGAGGTTGAAGGCATCACGCCGCCACGCTTTCGCGGTCGTATGGAGCTGGCACTTACTGATCTGGGCCGACGCCAGGCCACAGCGCTTGGCCAGACCATCGCCACTCAGTTCCAAGCTGCGGCCATCTACACCAGCCCGATGCAGCGCTGCCGCGATACCGGCGCGGCCATTGCTGCAGCCTGCGGCCTGCCAGCGCAGGTGCAGTCGGGCATCGACGATTTCGACTACGGCGAATGGCAATGGAAAACCCATGAGCAAGCCCGCGCCGAGTTCCCGCGCGACTTCGCGCTGTGGAAGCAAACTCCCCAGTGGATGCGATTTCCCGGCGGCGAATCCTTGCAGGCGGTGGCGCTGCGCACGGCCGACGCGCTGCGCGAATTGCTCGCCGGCCATGCCGACGACACCGTGGTGCTGGTGGCGCATGACAGCGTCAACCGCGTGCTGCTGATGCAGGCGCTGGAGTTGCCGCTTTCAAGCTATTGGCGCATCGAGCAAAGCCCTTGCTGCATCAATGTGCTCGACATCCACGCGGATGCTCAGGTGAGCGTGCACCGGGTCAACGATACTGCCCATCTGCGCGGCTTGACCTGAGTATGCAGCCCAAGGCGAGCAGACATGAACTAACAATTCGAAACATGCCATCTGCTTCAGCTTTGTTGTAATGCATCCCAGGAGATGACATCCTCCTGACCCCAACCGCCTCCAGGCTGATGATGTCTGTTCTGCGCTCCGTGTCGCCACGCTGCGCGTCGGACCATGCCGAGGAGACGACGATGTCCGCCACCAAGCCCTGCCCGTTCTGCCAGATCACAGAACCGGTACTGCGCAACAATCTGGCCTATGCGATTTTCGATCGCGACCCGGTGACTCCGGGGCACATGCTCATCATTCCCTATCGCCATGTGGCCGACTGGTTCGACACTACCTGGGACGAGAAGCGAAGCCTGCTCGCGCTGGCCGACAACGCCCGCACCCTGCTCAAGCGCGAGCACGACGCCGACGGCTTCAACCTCGGCGTGAACTGCGGACTGGCCGCCGGCCAGAGCATTCTCCACGTTCATCTGCATCTCATCCCCCGCTACCACGGTGACATGGACGACCCGCTGGGCGGTGTACGCGGCGTGATCCCGGCGCGGCAGAAATACTGATGCGGGCGCCCGATCTCGACGCTGTCGACGGCTCACCAGTGAGCCCGGCACGCAAGCGCCAGGCGTTGGCCTTCGTGCTGACGATCGGCGTGCTCAGCTTGTTCGCCGACTGCACTTACGAAGGTTCGCGCAGCGTCCTCGGCCCCTATCTCGGTCTGCTCGGCGCTTCGGCCCTTGTCATCAGCAGTGTCAGCGGGCTTGGCGAACTGGCGGGGTATGCGCTGCGTTTGCTGTCGGGTCGCGCCGCTGATCGAACCCAGGCTTTCTGGCCCATCATCCTTGTGGGTTACAGCGTGCAGATGCTGTCAGTGCCGGCGTTGGCGTTGGCCCACACCTGGCCCCAGGCCGCCTTGCTGCTCGTGCTCGAGCGCATTGGCAAAGGCCTGCGCAACCCGCCGCGCGACGCCTTGCTGGCGCATGCCGGGCAGAGCCTGGGCGGCTACGGCTGGGCTTTCGGCCTGCACGAAGCGCTGGACCAGACCGGCGCCGTGCTCGGGCCGCTACTCGTGGCGGCGGTCTTGCTGTGGCAGCATGACTACCGCCTGGTTTACGGTTTGTTGCTCATCCCCGCGCTCATCAATCTGACCCTGGTGCTCAGGGCCAGACACACCTACCCACGGCCGCAAGATCTGGAGCCGACGCCGCGGCCCGACGCCGCACCGAGCAGAACCTATGGTCGCGGCTTCTGGCTGTACCTGGTGGCAGCCTGCCTGGTGGCCGCCGGCTTCGCCGACTATCCGCTTTTGGCCTACCACCTGCATCGATACGATGCCTTGCCCGGCACATGGATTGCCGAGGCCTATGCCCTGGCGATGGCGGTGTCGGGCGGTGGTTCGCTGTTGCTGGGCCGCTGGTTCGATCGCATCGGCACCCGCCTGTTGCTGCCGCTCACCGTGGCCGGTGCGCTGTTCGCGCCGCTGGTGTTTCTCGCCGGGCCGATGTGGGCCTGGCTCGGCGTGGCGTTGTGGGGCCTGGGCATGGGTGTGCACGAGTCCATCATTCCGGCCGCCCTGGCGCTGCGCGTTAACCCGCAACGCCGCGCCTCGGCCTACGGCCTGTTCACTGCCGCCTACGGCATCGCCTGGTTTGGTGGCAGCGTGGTCATCGGCCTGCTTTATCCAGTGTCGCTGGACTGGCTGGTGGTGTTCTGTCTCGGCACACAGTTGGCCGCTTTGCCGCTGTTCGCCAGCTTGGCTGCGAGCGACGCACAACTGAAACACTCGCCGTAACCACGGCGCCACTCATGGCAGCTTATGCGTATATTGCGATGTCATCGCGTATGGCGCATCTTGCCTATTTCCCGCACCCTAGGAGACCGTCGGACTTGAGCCCGAGGGGCGGGGGTGGCGGCGGTGAGCCGCGCGGTTTATGCGCGGCCAGGCACGCCGCCAGCGTCTTCATCACTTGCACAGGCTCCTGGGCGGCCCGTTGGGGCGCAGAGCAGGTCGTGCGGGGCGCGATCTGGGCGCACTTTCCCTCTTTGCTCGTCACCCGGCGCGCAGCACATGCATGCGCTTGATGTTCCAGGCCATGGTCACGAGGTTCCACTCGCCTCGCGCCTTGTGCAGCCCGCGCATGCTCATCTGACGCCAGCCCATGACGTGCTTGATGATGCCGAACACGGGCTCGACGGTCTGCTTGCGCAGTTTGTACAGCGCCCGGCCTGCCTGTGTGCACAGGCGGTGGGCCATGTTGGCGACCGGCTCCGCAGTTCGCGGCGCGTCGGGGTCGGGCCCAAACCGTTCGGCCAGGGGCACGTGATGCGACTCGCGCTTCATCGCCAGCAGCGGCTCGATTCCCGCCTGCACGCAGGCGAGCACGTTCGCCTGGCTGCAAAAACCGTTGTCGGCAACGAGGGTCTGCACGTTGCCAAGCGCCCCGGGCAACGCCGCAATCTGCTCGAGCGTGGACACCACTTCGCGCTTGTCATTGCAGGCCTGCGTGACGTGCGCGGTGACCACCATCATCGTCTCGATGTCCACGCCGGCCTGGGCGTTGTAGCTCTGCTCGAAGCCGCCGCCGGACACCGGCATGATGCGCGACTCCTCGTCCGTCAGGTTGACCTGGTCGCTGTCCTGGGGTCCGGCCTGGGGCGGCTCAGGGTCCCGCCCGCGCGGCTTCTTCCCGGCCTCGCGCTGGGCCCGGCGCTTGGCCTCTTTGGTCTCGAACTCCTGCTGCTCCGCTTTGAATCGTTCGGCGGCGCGTTGCGCAATCTTGGCCTTGGCCTGCGCGATGGCGCTCAGGCGGTCCTCGCGGCGCGCGATCTCGGCGGGCACATCCATGCCATCGGGCGCGCTGGAGCGATCATCCTTCTCCGCCCGCGCCAACAGGTCCTGGACTTCCTGGCGCAACTGCGCCTCGATCTTGTTGGCATGCCCCCACGACAGCGCCTTGTGCTTGCTCGCGCTGGCTCGGATCTTGGTGCCGTCCAGCGCAATGTGCCCGAGCTTGAGCAACTTCATCTCGCGCGCCAGCACCAGCACCTGCACGAACAGCGCCTCGATCTCCTTCAGAAAGCGCCGCCGGAACGCGGCCAGCGTATCGTGGTCCGGATGCGTATTGGCCGCCACAAAGCGGAACGCCACCGAGTCGTAGGTCGCGCGTTCGATCTTGCGGCTCGAATGCACCCCGTTGGCATACCCGTAGATCAGCAGTCCCAGCAGCACCGCAGGGTGATGCGCGGCCGAACCCCGGCCCGCGTACTGCTTGACCAAATCGTCCAGATCGAGCCGATCAATCACTTCGACAACAAAGCGCGCGAGGTGATCACTGGGCAACCACTCGTCCACCGACGGCGGCAGAAGGTAGGCCGTGTCTCGATCAACACAAACAAAGCGACTCATCGCGAGGAACTCCTCAATGGACTGTCGCCATTGTCTCGGATCGAACCATCAGGCGAAAGCCTGGAAAGTCCGACAGCCTCCTAGCCTGGATCATGAATTTCACGCACCAATCCGATATTGCCGCGTTGCGTCTCCAGCTCAATGCCGACATCGTTGGCCAGACGGCGCTGCTTGACCGGCTGGTGATTGGCCTGCTCACCGGCGGCCACCTGCTGCTCGAAGGCCTGCCCGGGCTGGCCAAGACCACAGCGGTCAAAGCACTGGCGGCACGGGTCCGCGCCAGTTTTCAGCGGGTCCAGTTCACCCCCGACCTGCTGCCTGGCGACCTCACCGGCACCGAGGTGTTCAACCCGACGGACGGTACGGTGCGCTTTGTCCGTGGTCCGCTGTTTCATGACATTGTGCTGGCCGACGAGATCAACCGCGCGCCCGCCAAGGTGCAGTCTGCCCTGCTCGAAGCCATGCAAGAGCGCCAGATCACAGTGAGCGGCTTGACCCATGCGCTGCCACCCCTGTTCCTGGTGTTGGCAACACAAAACCCGCTAGAACAAGCGGGCACGTATCCCTTGCCCGAGGCGCAGCTCGACCGTTTTTTACTGCATGTGCGGCTGGACTATCCGCAGGCCGACGAAGAATTGCGTATTCTGCAAATGCATTTGCAGGCGAACTATCCGACACGGTCGATAATCGGCCGCGATGCGGAACATCCCATCGATCTGGCCACCGTGCTCACTGCGCGGCAAGAAGTGCTGCAAGTCCATGTGGCTGAGTCGTTGCAGCGTGCCATCGTCGATCTGGTGCGGGCCACGCGGCAGCCGCAGCAGCATGTGGCGCGTCTGGCTGGGATGGTGACAGCCGGGGCGTCCCCACGCGCAGTGCTGGCGCTGGCGGACGCAGCGCGGGCGCTGGCCTATCTACGCGGTCGCGACTTTGTGTTGCCCGACGATGTCATCGCACTCGCTCCCGATGTGCTGCGCCACCGCATCGTGCTCTCGCTCGACGCGGGATTGCAGGCGATGAGTGCCGATGCATTGATCGCTGATCTGCTGTCCGCCACCGTTTGGCCCTGAGCGCATGATGGCGTGGGTCGATGATGTGCTCCGGACGGTGCGTCGGACACTGCGCGCTCCCGCGGCCCCAGACGCCGCGCGTCCCTTGCTGCCTGCCGATGACGCAGCCGCGCTGATCGCTCAGGCGCGTGGAGCGCGCACGATGCCTGTGAGTCGGCCGGTCGGACAGCGCGCCTCGGGCGACAGCCTCTCAGCCTGGATGGGACGCGGGCTGGACTATGCCGAAAGCCGCGTCTACCAACCCGGCGACGACCTGCGCGATCTGCACTGGCGGCTGCTGGCGCGCACCGGCAAGCCCTACATCAAAGTGCATCAGGAGGAGCACGCGCCGGCGACGCATGTGCTGCTCGACCTGCACCCCGGCATGGCGTTCGGCACGCGGCTGCGTACCAAGGCGGAGCAGGCGGCGCGCATGGCCCTGCTCGCTTGCGCGACCCTGGCGCTGGCCGCCGAAGGCGCATCCGGCGCCATGGGGCTGACGCTGTGGCGGCACGTGCCGCGCGCTCTGGATCTGGGCCGCGGTCTACCGGCGATGCAACGCTTGGCACGGGTGCTGGAGCAGGAACGGGTTGTGCCTGCGGCGAAGTCGGATCTGGATGCAGCCCCCCCGGACGTGGCAGCAGCTTTCGAGACCTGGGCGCAGCGTCTGGTACGAACCCTGCCCAACGGCTCGCGCCTGGTGCTGGTGAGCGACGCTGCGGGTTGGGATGTGCCTGGGGTCGACTCCGCGCTCTGGGCCTTGCGCAGCCGTGCCGAGGTGCTGGTGCTGCTGGTGCGTGACCCGGTGGAATACGCCCTGCCGTCAGGAGACGCACTGGCTGCAGCCACCTTCGTTGATCTGCTGCAGCGGCAAACCGGCACCTTGCCAGGAGATGACGCGTTACGCACCACATTCACCCGCCTTGCGCTGCAGCGCCGTGACGCTCTGCTGGCTCGTTGGCGCGCACATGGCCTCATCTGCCTTGAGGCAGGGGTGGAACAGGCCGATTCCGACGTGCTGCGCGTGCTACGGCAAGTCGTTTGAGAACTTGGCATGGACCGCATCGCCGCACTGGCTGACATCATCCCTCCCGCACCGCCGCCCCCATTGCCGCCGGCCGCGTGGTGGCAACTGCCTGCTGTGTGGCTGGCCGCCGTGATCGTCACGCTCGTCGTCGGGTGGGCCTTACTCTGGCTGCACCGCAGCCGGCGCTGGCGACGGCTGGGCGATGCTGTCGCGCAGATCTCGCTTGGATCCGCCAACAACCCTGGAGCGGTGAACATGGCGCACAGGGCAACCGCACTTGCCGCGCAATTGCGCGCCGTGTTACCCGAGAGCGATTGGCCGTCGGCATTGCGCCTAACGCTGGATACTTTGCGCTTTGCACCGAGGTCAGCAACAGAAGCGCTAGCCGCGCTGCAACAAGTGGCCGCTGCCATCCAAGCCGCCAGCTGTCAGGCAGCGCGTGCCGCTTGGAGGCCGTCAAACCCGGCACAAGCCGTGTTTGCCCGAGCGTTACGCCATATGGCCCAGGACGCTGCGCGACCAACGTCACCGATTCAGGCACAGATCAGAGCATGAAAATCGCTGCGGAACTCACCGGATTTTTGACGGCGTTGCACTGGGCGCAGCCCTTGGCCTTGCTTGCCCTGCCGTTGGTGCTTCTGCCCCTGTTCGCGGCCAGGCGCGGGGGCGAGCCGACATCGGCGCAGGCACCCCAACTCCTGCATCCAGACCTGCACGGTTTGTTGCAACAACCTCGCCCAATCCGTAGGCCACGGCTCGTTCCATGGCTGCGCACGCTGGCGCTGGCAGCCTTCGTCGTCGCGCTGGCACAGCCGCAGCGTCTGGGGGCGTGGATCGCCTCGGCTCCCGAGGGTCGCGACATCGTGGTGCTGCTCGACACCTCGCTGACCATGAGCCTGCGCGATCTGCAGTGGGATGGTCAATCCGCCTCGCGGCTCGCCGTGGCGCAGCAGGTGTTCGCGCGCTTCGCTGCCAACCGCACGGGCGACCGCTTTACACTGATTGCGTTCGGCAGCCATGCTGCCTCCTTGCTGCCGCCCACGTTCGACGTGCGCATGGCCGGGCAGATGGCGGGGCTGCTGAGCGTTGGGCAATTGGGGAACGACACCGCACTGGGCGACGCCATTGCACTCGCGTTGCGTCAGGTGCAGCCGCAGCGTGGGCTGCACCCCATCCTCATCTTGTATTCCGACGGCGGCGTAAGCAATACCGGCAGCATCAGCCCGGCTGACGCCGTGGCGCTGGCACGGCATCAGGGGGTCAAGATTTATGCCGTCGAGGTTGGCCCCAGCGCTGACACCGGAACGCCTTACACCGTCCCTGCCTATTCCGGGCCGCAGCCCGATATGCGCCTGATCGCGCAGGCCACCGGCGGGCGCTTCTACTTTGCCGCCAGCCCCGGCGCGCAAGAGGCGGCGGTCCGCGACATCGGTGCGCTTAACCCACGGCTGCATCCCCCACCCACACGACGCGCGGTACAACCTTTGTACGTTTGGCCCTTGCTCCTCGGTGCGGCGCTATGGTTGCTGGCGGCATTTGCCGACGACGGTTTGTGGCGACGGAGGCTGCGACCATGACCGGGTGGAGTGGGTTGTGGTCACAACCCTGGTTCTGGTCGCGCCCTTGGGGGTTTGGACTCCTTGCCATGCCGGTTGTGCTTGCCTTGTTGCGGCTGGCAAGGGCGCAGCAACAGCGCGCGCAGGCACTGGCTTATGCCGACGCCCCCTTGCTGCCATTCGCCACCCGTCAGCCTGGACGACGTGCCGCAAGGGGCGCCGTGGTCTTCGACCTTG
This window contains:
- a CDS encoding histidine phosphatase family protein translates to MHIVLTRHGEVEGITPPRFRGRMELALTDLGRRQATALGQTIATQFQAAAIYTSPMQRCRDTGAAIAAACGLPAQVQSGIDDFDYGEWQWKTHEQARAEFPRDFALWKQTPQWMRFPGGESLQAVALRTADALRELLAGHADDTVVLVAHDSVNRVLLMQALELPLSSYWRIEQSPCCINVLDIHADAQVSVHRVNDTAHLRGLT
- a CDS encoding HIT family protein, which translates into the protein MSATKPCPFCQITEPVLRNNLAYAIFDRDPVTPGHMLIIPYRHVADWFDTTWDEKRSLLALADNARTLLKREHDADGFNLGVNCGLAAGQSILHVHLHLIPRYHGDMDDPLGGVRGVIPARQKY
- a CDS encoding MFS transporter encodes the protein MRAPDLDAVDGSPVSPARKRQALAFVLTIGVLSLFADCTYEGSRSVLGPYLGLLGASALVISSVSGLGELAGYALRLLSGRAADRTQAFWPIILVGYSVQMLSVPALALAHTWPQAALLLVLERIGKGLRNPPRDALLAHAGQSLGGYGWAFGLHEALDQTGAVLGPLLVAAVLLWQHDYRLVYGLLLIPALINLTLVLRARHTYPRPQDLEPTPRPDAAPSRTYGRGFWLYLVAACLVAAGFADYPLLAYHLHRYDALPGTWIAEAYALAMAVSGGGSLLLGRWFDRIGTRLLLPLTVAGALFAPLVFLAGPMWAWLGVALWGLGMGVHESIIPAALALRVNPQRRASAYGLFTAAYGIAWFGGSVVIGLLYPVSLDWLVVFCLGTQLAALPLFASLAASDAQLKHSP
- a CDS encoding IS1182 family transposase, coding for MSRFVCVDRDTAYLLPPSVDEWLPSDHLARFVVEVIDRLDLDDLVKQYAGRGSAAHHPAVLLGLLIYGYANGVHSSRKIERATYDSVAFRFVAANTHPDHDTLAAFRRRFLKEIEALFVQVLVLAREMKLLKLGHIALDGTKIRASASKHKALSWGHANKIEAQLRQEVQDLLARAEKDDRSSAPDGMDVPAEIARREDRLSAIAQAKAKIAQRAAERFKAEQQEFETKEAKRRAQREAGKKPRGRDPEPPQAGPQDSDQVNLTDEESRIMPVSGGGFEQSYNAQAGVDIETMMVVTAHVTQACNDKREVVSTLEQIAALPGALGNVQTLVADNGFCSQANVLACVQAGIEPLLAMKRESHHVPLAERFGPDPDAPRTAEPVANMAHRLCTQAGRALYKLRKQTVEPVFGIIKHVMGWRQMSMRGLHKARGEWNLVTMAWNIKRMHVLRAG
- a CDS encoding MoxR family ATPase, with amino-acid sequence MNFTHQSDIAALRLQLNADIVGQTALLDRLVIGLLTGGHLLLEGLPGLAKTTAVKALAARVRASFQRVQFTPDLLPGDLTGTEVFNPTDGTVRFVRGPLFHDIVLADEINRAPAKVQSALLEAMQERQITVSGLTHALPPLFLVLATQNPLEQAGTYPLPEAQLDRFLLHVRLDYPQADEELRILQMHLQANYPTRSIIGRDAEHPIDLATVLTARQEVLQVHVAESLQRAIVDLVRATRQPQQHVARLAGMVTAGASPRAVLALADAARALAYLRGRDFVLPDDVIALAPDVLRHRIVLSLDAGLQAMSADALIADLLSATVWP
- a CDS encoding DUF58 domain-containing protein; the protein is MPVSRPVGQRASGDSLSAWMGRGLDYAESRVYQPGDDLRDLHWRLLARTGKPYIKVHQEEHAPATHVLLDLHPGMAFGTRLRTKAEQAARMALLACATLALAAEGASGAMGLTLWRHVPRALDLGRGLPAMQRLARVLEQERVVPAAKSDLDAAPPDVAAAFETWAQRLVRTLPNGSRLVLVSDAAGWDVPGVDSALWALRSRAEVLVLLVRDPVEYALPSGDALAAATFVDLLQRQTGTLPGDDALRTTFTRLALQRRDALLARWRAHGLICLEAGVEQADSDVLRVLRQVV
- a CDS encoding VWA domain-containing protein, with the protein product MKIAAELTGFLTALHWAQPLALLALPLVLLPLFAARRGGEPTSAQAPQLLHPDLHGLLQQPRPIRRPRLVPWLRTLALAAFVVALAQPQRLGAWIASAPEGRDIVVLLDTSLTMSLRDLQWDGQSASRLAVAQQVFARFAANRTGDRFTLIAFGSHAASLLPPTFDVRMAGQMAGLLSVGQLGNDTALGDAIALALRQVQPQRGLHPILILYSDGGVSNTGSISPADAVALARHQGVKIYAVEVGPSADTGTPYTVPAYSGPQPDMRLIAQATGGRFYFAASPGAQEAAVRDIGALNPRLHPPPTRRAVQPLYVWPLLLGAALWLLAAFADDGLWRRRLRP